Below is a genomic region from Thermococcus sp..
GAGCGCGTTGTTTCGATGGTCAAAGATGGCGGGGTTAAGGCGATAAACGGCGAGTGGATCGAGCTGAAGGTAGATACAATCTGCGTCCACGGCGACAATCCGAAGGCTGTGGAGATAGCAAAGCACGTTAGAGAAGTCCTCGAAAGAGAAGGCGTCAAAATAGTTCCGATGATAGAAATCGTTCGGTGAGACCATGAAAATCAAACCCCTCGGTGACTCCGCCCTTCTGATTTCCTTTGGTGAGACCATAGACGAGGAAATAAACGAAAAGGTTCACGCTCTCACAAGGACCATAGAGCAGGCTAACTTTGAATGGCTCGTCGAAGTTGTTCCTGCATATTCTTCCCTCGCGGTAATCTATGACCCCACTTTGGTGGACTTCGAGAGCGTTAAGCGGGCCATTGAGGGAATAGAGATTGCCTCAGAGCGCTTTGAGGGAAAACTTGTGGAAGTTCCCGTCGTTTACGGTGGCAAATACGGCCCGGATTTGGAGTTCGTTGCAAAATACAACGGTTTGAGCGTTGATGACGTTATCGAGATTCACTCGAGGCCGGTCTACCGCGTCTACTTCCTTGGCTTTCTCCCAGGGTTTGCTTACCTCGGCGGAATGGACGAGAGGATAGCGACACCTCGCTTAGAAAAACCCCGCTTGAAAGTTCCAGCGGGTT
It encodes:
- the pxpB gene encoding 5-oxoprolinase subunit PxpB, giving the protein MKIKPLGDSALLISFGETIDEEINEKVHALTRTIEQANFEWLVEVVPAYSSLAVIYDPTLVDFESVKRAIEGIEIASERFEGKLVEVPVVYGGKYGPDLEFVAKYNGLSVDDVIEIHSRPVYRVYFLGFLPGFAYLGGMDERIATPRLEKPRLKVPAGSVGIAGKQTGIYPLESPGGWRLIGRTPLRLFNPAKDPPTLFRPGDRVKFVPIDESEFMEWGEGVD